One Vigna unguiculata cultivar IT97K-499-35 chromosome 7, ASM411807v1, whole genome shotgun sequence genomic region harbors:
- the LOC114191333 gene encoding exonuclease DPD1, chloroplastic/mitochondrial-like, whose protein sequence is MRTGSSTFSLLQAPRCSIMRFYQDEALCGFIKIYGKNSSIKLLGSRIYVPERGFPTKWIKRLVTTRAEGSKQNWNTKSRSTKHESFREEILPSATVNVNTTELDRLQKIQWPEVQEIAQYKNLSDILTVIVFDLETTGYSRVNDRIIEIALRDLQGGHHSTFQTLVNPQCHVPNSHIHGIATHMVNRTDVPRMEELVPILLQYIRNREKHGGYVLWVAHNARTFDAPFLIHEFIRCSREIPRNWLLLDTLPLARELIKSGTNLSSASLVALREFYRVEVDGSAHRAMVDVNTLSQVLPMLTSDLKLTLSSLVKKSFNFSHLMIRAKKTKNSH, encoded by the exons ATGAGGACAGGGTCTTCTACTTTCTCCCTATTGCAAGCACCCAGATGCAGCATTATGCGGTTTTATCAAGATGAAGCATTATGCGGTTTTATCAAGATTTATGGAAAGAACTCTAGCATCAAACTACTTGGTTCTAGAATTTATGTGCCTGAGAGAGGATTCCCTACTAAGTGGATTAAAAGACTTGTAACTACAAGAGCAGAAGGAAGTAAACAAAATTGGAACACCAAATCAAGAAGTACTAAGCATGAAAGTTTTAGAGAGGAGATTTTACCAAGTGCTACAGTGAATGTAAACACGACAGAGCTAGATCGGTTGCAGAAAATTCAATGGCCTGAAGTGCAAGAAATTGCTCAGTATAAAAACTTATCTGACATACTCACGGTTATTGTTTTTGATCTTGAGACCACTGGGTACAGCAGAGTAAATGATCGGATCATTGAGATTGCACTTCGAGATCTCCAAGGTGGTCACCACAGCACTTTCCAAACTCTTGTAAATCCACAATGCCATGTTCCTAATTCTCACATTCATGGAATTGCTACTCATATGGTGAACCGAACTGATGTGCCAAG GATGGAAGAGCTGGTACCGATCTTGTTGCAGTACATTAGAAACCGTGAGAAACATGGTGGATATGTATTATGGGTTGCACATAATGCTCGCACTTTTGATGCACCTTTCCTCATCCACGAGTTCATTCGATGTTCCAGGGAGATTCCTCGAAATTGGCTGCTTCTGGACACTCTTCCTCTGGCACGTGAACTGATAAAGTCTG GAACAAACCTTTCTTCAGCGTCACTGGTTGCCCTTCGTGAGTTTTACAGAGTTGAAGTGGATGGATCAGCCCACAGAGCCATGGTAGATGTGAACACATTGTCCCAGGTACTTCCCATGTTGACCTCTGATCTGAAGTTGACTTTATCCAGCCTTGTCAAAAAATCTTTCAATTTCTCACATTTGATGATAAGGGCTAAGAAAACGAAAAATTCACACTAG
- the LOC114191614 gene encoding importin subunit alpha-2-like, whose amino-acid sequence MSYRPSGNSRTEVRRNRYKVAVDAEEGRRRREDTMVEIRKNRREESLQKKRREGLQPQQIPASVHSTLVEKKLEHLPSMVAGVWSDDKNLQLEATTQFRKLLSIERSPPIEEVIQTGVVSRFVEFLMREDYPQLQFEAAWALTNIASGTSENTKVVIDHGAVPIFVKLLASPSDDVREQAVWALGNVAGDSPRCRDLVLGHGALIPLLAQLNEQAKLSMLRNATWTLSNFCRGKPQPPFDQVKPALPALARLIHSNDEEVLTDACWALSYLSDGTNDKIQAVIEAGVCPRLVELLMHPSPSVLIPALRTVGNIVTGDDMQTQVIINHQALPCLLNLLTNNYKKSIKKEACWTISNITAGNKQQIQAVIEANLITPLVNLLQNAEFDIKKEAAWAISNATSGGSHEQIKFLVSQGCIKPLCDLLICPDPRIVTVCLEGLENILKVGEADKSIGNTGDVNLYAQMIDDAEGLEKIENLQSHDNTEIYEKAVKILETYWLEEEDETMPPGDASQSGFNFGNNDAPAVPSGGFNFN is encoded by the exons ATGTCGTATCGCCCAAGCGGGAACTCCAGGACCGAGGTCCGCCGGAACCGGTACAAGGTGGCGGTGGATGCCGAGGAAGGTCGGAGACGGCGAGAAGACACCATGGTGGAGATCCGGAAGAACCGGAGAGAAGAGAGTTTGCAGAAGAAGAGGCGTGAAGGGCTCCAACCCCAACAGATTCCTGCTTCCGTTCACTCCACTTTGGTAGAGAAGAAG TTGGAACACCTACCATCAATGGTTGCTGGTGTTTGGTCTGACGACAAGAACCTGCAGCTCGAGGCAACGACTCAGTTTAGGAAGCTGCTTTCGATTG AACGAAGTCCTCCGATTGAGGAGGTTATTCAGACTGGTGTAGTTTCTCGATTTGTAGAATTTCTGATGAGGGAAGACTATCCGCAGTTGCAG TTTGAGGCCGCTTGGGCTTTGACAAATATAGCTTCTGGAACGTCTGAAAACACCAAGGTGGTGATTGACCATGGGGCTGTACCAATATTCGTGAAGCTACTTGCTTCCCCCAGTGATGATGTCCGTGAACAG GCGGTGTGGGCATTAGGAAATGTTGCTGGGGATTCTCCTAGATGCCGTGACCTTGTTCTCGGTCATGGGGCATTGATTCCTTTGTTAGCTCAATTGAACGAACAGGCGAAGCTTTCTATGCTTAGAAATGCTACTTGGACACTTTCCAACTTCTGTAGGGGCAAGCCACAGCCTCCTTTTGATCAG GTTAAACCTGCACTGCCTGCTCTTGCACGTCTTATCCATTCAAATGATGAAGAAGTCTTGACTGATGCATGTTGGGCATTGTCATATCTTTCTGATGGTACAAATGATAAAATTCAAGCTGTGATTGAAGCTGGTGTTTGTCCCCGACTTGTTGAGCTTCTAAT GCATCCATCCCCTTCGGTACTAATTCCTGCTCTTCGAACTGTTGGAAATATTGTCACTGGAGATGATATGCAAACACAG GTTATCATCAATCATCAGGCTCTTCCTTGCCTTCTGAATCTGTTGaccaataattataaaaaaagcaTTAAGAAGGAAGCTTGTTGGACTATATCAAACATTACAGCTGGGAATAAACAGCAGATTCAG GCTGTGATTGAGGCTAATTTAATTACTCCTCTGGTCAACTTACTTCAAAATGCCGAGTTTGATATCAAGAAAGAGGCTGCTTGGGCCATCTCAAATGCTACATCTGGTGGTTCCCATGAACAAATCAA GTTCCTAGTAAGTCAAGGGTGTATTAAGCCCCTGTGTGATCTTCTCATCTGTCCCGACCCTAGGATTGTAACAGTTTGCTTGGAAGGCCTTGAAAACATCTTAAAGGTGGGAGAAGCTGATAAAAGTATTGGCAACACTGGTGATGTGAATCTATATGCCCAAATGATTGATGACGCGGAGGGGCTGGAGAAAATTGAGAACCTCCAGAGTCATGATAATACAGAGATTTATGAAAAGGCAGTGAAGATTCTTGAGACGTATTGGTTGGAGGAGGAAGACGAGACTATGCCTCCTGGGGATGCATCTCAGTCAGGGTTCAACTTTGGTAACAATGATGCTCCTGCTGTACCTTCCGGTGGATTCAACTTTAATTAG
- the LOC114189767 gene encoding syntaxin-43-like — protein MATRNRTLLFRKHRDALKTVRIPSISLPQSTSSRGGGGGPVIELVSTSLLNPNRSYAPLSTDDPGNSSRGPNAVNLGLPPAWVDLSEEISANVQRARTKMAELAKAHAKALMPSFGDGKEDQHAIETLTYEITDLIKRSEKRLRRLSASGPSEDSNVRKNVQRALATDLQNLSVELRKKQSTYLKRLRLQKEGQDGVDLEINLNGGKSRFEDDDLDNMVFNEHQMAKLKRSETFTVEREKEIQQVVESVNELAQIMKDLSVLVIDQGTIVDRIDYNIQNVATKVEDGLKQLQKAERTQKKGGMVMCATVLVIMCFVMLVLLIIKEIVL, from the exons ATGGCGACGAGAAATCGCACTCTGCTTTTCAGAAAACACAGAGATGCGTTGAAGACTGTTCGCATTCCCTCCATCTCTCTGCCGCAGTCCACCTCCTCCCGCGGCGGTGGCGGTGGCCCCGTCATCGAATTGGTCAGCACCTCGCTTCTCAATCCTAATCGCTCTTACGCTCCGCTTAGTACCGATGATCCTGGCAATTCGAG TCGGGGTCCAAATGCAGTCAATTTGGGGCTACCTCCTGCGTGGGTGGATTTATCGGAAGAAATATCAGCAAATGTGCAACGTGCACGCACAAAAATGGCAGAGTTGGCCAAGGCTCATGCAAAGGCTTTGATGCCGTCATTCGGAGATGGGAAAGAAGACCAACATGCTATCGAGACTCTAACATACGAGATAACTGACTTAATAAAGAGGTCGGAGAAGAGACTCCGGAGACTTTCTGCTTCTGGGCCTTCTGAGGATTCCAATGTCAGGAAAAACGTGCAG CGAGCTCTTGCTACTGACCTTCAAAACCTCTCTGTTGAGCTACGCAAGAAACAATCAACTTATTTAAAGCGCCTCAGACTACAGAAAGAG GGTCAAGATGGAGTTGATCTAGAGATCAACTTGAATGGAGGTAAATCAAGATTTGAAGATGATGATTTAGATAATATg GTATTTAATGAGCATCAAATGGCCAAGCTGAAGAGAAGTGAAACATTCACagtagaaagagaaaaagagatccAGCAG GTTGTGGAATCTGTGAACGAGCTTGCTCAGATCATGAAGGATTTATCAGTACTAGTCATAGACCAG GGAACCATCGTCGATAGAATAGACTACAACATTCAGAATGTTGCAACCAAAGTTGAGGATGGGCTTAAACAGCTGCAGAAG GCAGAAAGAACTCAGAAAAAGGGGGGTATGGTAATGTGTGCTACTGTGCTTGTCATCATGTGCTTCGTAATGTTGGTTCTCTTAATCATTAAGGAAATTGTTTTGTGA